From Hymenobacter sedentarius, a single genomic window includes:
- a CDS encoding RNA polymerase sigma factor: MPPTAPSADFVAVLQEYQPLVRRVARLYCQDADDRQDLFQEIVLQLWRAWPRYVPHPGTKLSTWLYRIALNVAISNLRQRTRRPAPGALDDEALAVAQAPDNGPDAEDQAALYQAINRLSEVDKAFILLYLEDRPYDEMADILGITQNNVRVKMHRVQEKLRSFLLHAA, from the coding sequence ATGCCTCCCACTGCGCCATCTGCCGATTTTGTTGCTGTGCTGCAGGAGTACCAGCCGTTGGTGCGGCGCGTGGCCAGGCTGTATTGCCAGGATGCCGACGACCGGCAGGACTTGTTTCAGGAGATTGTGCTGCAGCTCTGGCGGGCGTGGCCGCGTTACGTGCCCCACCCGGGCACCAAGCTCAGCACCTGGCTTTACCGCATTGCCCTGAACGTGGCCATTTCCAACCTGCGCCAGCGCACCCGGCGGCCGGCGCCGGGTGCGCTGGACGATGAGGCCCTGGCCGTAGCCCAAGCCCCCGACAATGGGCCCGATGCCGAAGACCAGGCCGCCCTTTACCAAGCCATCAACCGTTTGTCGGAGGTCGATAAGGCCTTCATTCTGCTTTACCTCGAAGACCGGCCCTACGATGAAATGGCCGACATTCTGGGCATCACCCAAAACAATGTGCGCGTGAAAATGCACCGCGTGCAGGAAAAGCTCCGCTCATTTTTACTCCACGCCGCCTAA
- the dnaJ gene encoding molecular chaperone DnaJ: MATKRDYYEILGIAKNAAGDEIKSAYRKMAIKYHPDKNPDDPTAEDKFKEAAEAYEVLSDGDKRARYDRFGHQGMGGNSHAPNMEDIFSQFGDIFGGGGGFEGFFGGRQGGGRRQRKGSNLRIKLKLDLEEIANGVEKKIKVKRYVACQPCSGTGAKNGTELKTCQTCQGSGQTKRVVNTMLGQMVSSSTCPTCNGEGKTVTATCDVCKGEGRQLHEEVIPINIPAGVANDMQLSMSGKGNFPERGGVPGDLLIQIEEEPHEFLKRDGNNIMYEQYISFVDAALGANLEVPTIEGKVKIKVEPGTQPGKILRLRGKGIKDLNGYGRGDQLIHLNVWTPKHVSSQEREILEKLRDSDNFVPHPGKNEKGFFEKVKEYFA, encoded by the coding sequence ATGGCTACCAAGCGCGATTATTACGAAATACTAGGCATTGCCAAAAACGCGGCGGGCGACGAAATCAAGTCGGCTTACCGCAAGATGGCCATCAAGTACCACCCCGATAAAAACCCCGACGACCCCACGGCCGAGGACAAGTTTAAGGAAGCCGCCGAGGCCTACGAAGTGCTGAGCGACGGCGACAAGCGTGCCCGCTACGACCGTTTTGGCCATCAGGGCATGGGCGGCAACAGCCACGCGCCCAACATGGAGGACATCTTCTCGCAGTTTGGCGATATTTTCGGCGGTGGCGGGGGCTTCGAGGGCTTCTTTGGCGGGCGCCAGGGCGGCGGCCGGCGCCAGCGCAAGGGCTCGAACCTGCGCATCAAGCTGAAGCTCGACCTGGAGGAAATCGCCAACGGCGTCGAGAAGAAAATCAAGGTGAAGCGCTACGTGGCATGCCAGCCCTGCAGTGGCACTGGTGCCAAAAACGGCACGGAGCTGAAAACCTGCCAGACCTGCCAGGGCTCGGGCCAGACCAAGCGCGTGGTGAACACCATGCTCGGCCAGATGGTGAGCAGCAGCACGTGCCCCACCTGCAATGGCGAAGGCAAAACCGTGACCGCTACCTGCGACGTGTGCAAAGGCGAAGGCCGGCAGCTGCACGAGGAAGTAATTCCCATCAACATTCCGGCGGGTGTGGCCAACGACATGCAGCTGAGCATGAGCGGCAAAGGCAACTTCCCCGAGCGCGGCGGCGTGCCCGGCGACCTGCTTATTCAGATAGAGGAAGAGCCGCACGAGTTCCTGAAGCGCGACGGCAACAACATCATGTACGAGCAGTACATCTCCTTCGTGGACGCTGCTCTGGGGGCTAACCTCGAGGTGCCGACCATTGAAGGCAAAGTAAAAATCAAAGTTGAGCCGGGCACGCAGCCGGGCAAAATCCTGCGCCTGCGTGGCAAAGGCATCAAGGACCTGAACGGCTACGGCCGCGGCGACCAGCTCATTCACCTGAACGTGTGGACGCCCAAGCACGTGAGCAGCCAGGAGCGCGAGATTCTGGAGAAACTGCGCGACTCGGACAACTTCGTGCCGCACCCCGGCAAGAACGAGAAAGGCTTCTTTGAGAAAGTGAAGGAGTACTTTGCCTAA
- a CDS encoding nucleotide exchange factor GrpE produces the protein MADENNLPQDDNLTVDPTHAAGEMADADGETTGDATATAAPHATETRTDAELADLKDKYLRLAAEFENYKRRTTKERIELFKTASQELMTALLPVLDDFERARNATQDTTDANAVRESLDIIQNKLNKTLQQKGLTAMDAKGGDFDAELHEAITQIPAPSEELRGKIVDVVEQGYYLGDKVIRHAKVVLGQ, from the coding sequence ATGGCTGACGAAAACAACCTGCCCCAGGACGACAACCTGACCGTTGACCCCACTCATGCAGCTGGCGAAATGGCCGATGCCGATGGCGAAACCACTGGCGATGCCACCGCTACGGCTGCGCCACACGCCACAGAGACCCGCACGGATGCCGAGCTCGCGGACCTGAAAGACAAGTACCTGCGCCTGGCGGCCGAGTTTGAGAACTACAAGCGCCGCACCACCAAGGAGCGGATTGAGCTGTTCAAGACCGCCAGCCAGGAGCTGATGACGGCCTTGCTGCCGGTGCTCGATGACTTCGAGCGGGCCCGCAACGCCACGCAAGATACCACCGACGCCAACGCCGTTCGCGAAAGCCTCGACATTATTCAGAACAAACTGAACAAAACCCTGCAGCAAAAGGGTTTGACCGCCATGGACGCGAAAGGCGGCGACTTTGATGCCGAATTGCACGAGGCCATTACCCAGATTCCGGCGCCCAGCGAAGAGCTGCGCGGCAAAATCGTGGATGTGGTAGAACAGGGCTATTATTTGGGCGACAAGGTAATCCGCCACGCCAAGGTTGTGTTGGGGCAGTAA
- the obgE gene encoding GTPase ObgE, whose product MASNNFIDYVKLICRSGKGGAGSHHFFRAKGLPNGGPDGGDGGRGGHIILEGNSQLWTLLHLQYQKHVFAKDGEGGGENLRSGAQGEDIVLQVPLGTVARDPDGTHLLEITEHGQRLVLVPGGRGGWGNDHFKNSINQAPTYAQPGEPAIEAIIILELKLLADVGLVGFPNAGKSTLLSVVSAAKPKIADYAFTTLVPNLGVVAYRDYKSFVMADIPGIIEGAAEGKGLGTRFLRHIERNSMLLFMISCDSPDIAAEYQVLVNELEQFNPELLDKKRLLAVTKSDMIDEELEAEIRQTLPTDIPSIFISSLTNKNIVQLKDLIWEALQQTRRDAAPVRQSYLEEDSEA is encoded by the coding sequence GTGGCTTCCAATAACTTTATCGATTACGTTAAACTCATCTGCCGGTCGGGCAAAGGCGGGGCGGGCTCGCACCACTTTTTCCGGGCTAAGGGCCTGCCCAACGGCGGCCCCGACGGGGGCGACGGCGGCCGCGGCGGCCATATTATCCTCGAAGGCAACTCGCAGCTGTGGACGCTGCTGCACCTGCAGTACCAAAAGCACGTCTTTGCCAAAGACGGCGAGGGCGGCGGCGAAAACCTTCGCAGCGGCGCGCAGGGCGAAGACATCGTGCTGCAAGTGCCCCTGGGCACCGTAGCGCGCGACCCTGATGGTACCCACCTGCTGGAAATCACGGAGCATGGCCAGCGGCTTGTGCTCGTGCCCGGTGGACGCGGCGGCTGGGGCAACGACCATTTCAAGAACTCCATCAACCAGGCGCCTACCTACGCCCAGCCGGGAGAGCCGGCCATTGAGGCCATCATCATTCTGGAGCTGAAGCTGCTGGCCGATGTGGGCCTGGTGGGCTTCCCAAACGCGGGCAAGAGCACGCTGCTCTCGGTGGTATCGGCGGCCAAGCCCAAGATTGCCGACTATGCCTTCACTACACTGGTGCCCAACCTGGGCGTGGTGGCTTACCGCGACTATAAATCATTCGTGATGGCCGACATTCCCGGCATAATCGAGGGGGCAGCGGAAGGGAAGGGGCTGGGCACGCGCTTCCTGCGCCACATCGAGCGCAACTCCATGCTGCTCTTTATGATAAGCTGCGACAGCCCGGATATTGCGGCTGAGTACCAGGTGTTGGTAAACGAGCTCGAGCAGTTCAACCCCGAACTGCTGGACAAGAAACGCCTGCTGGCCGTCACGAAGTCCGACATGATTGACGAGGAGCTTGAAGCGGAAATCCGCCAGACCCTCCCGACCGATATTCCTTCCATCTTCATCTCCAGCCTCACCAACAAGAACATTGTGCAGCTGAAGGACCTGATTTGGGAGGCCTTGCAGCAGACCCGTCGCGACGCGGCACCCGTGCGCCAGAGCTACCTCGAGGAAGACAGTGAAGCATAA
- a CDS encoding adenylate kinase: MLNIVLFGPPGAGKGTQSQKLIAQYNLVHLSTGDLLRAQIAQGTELGLTAKKLMDEGLLVPDEVVIGMIDHALQANKQTAGGFIFDGFPRTVPQAERLDQLLAQHNSGINCMIALEVAEEELVTRLLERGKTSGRPDDQDESKIRRRVTVYNTETAQVAGYYAAQNKFHALNGIGPIDTIFSQICAIIDQHKAPTAESPAQATREVKA, translated from the coding sequence ATGTTGAATATCGTGCTGTTCGGCCCGCCCGGTGCCGGTAAAGGAACCCAGAGTCAAAAGCTCATTGCCCAATACAACCTCGTGCACCTGAGCACCGGCGACTTGCTGCGGGCCCAGATAGCCCAGGGCACTGAACTTGGGCTGACCGCCAAAAAACTGATGGACGAAGGCCTGCTGGTGCCCGATGAAGTGGTCATCGGCATGATAGACCACGCCCTGCAGGCGAACAAGCAAACCGCCGGCGGCTTCATCTTCGACGGCTTTCCGCGCACCGTGCCCCAGGCCGAGCGGCTCGACCAACTGCTGGCCCAGCACAACAGCGGCATTAACTGCATGATTGCCCTGGAGGTAGCCGAGGAGGAACTGGTGACGCGCCTGCTGGAGCGCGGCAAAACCAGCGGCCGCCCCGACGACCAGGACGAAAGCAAAATCCGCCGCCGCGTAACGGTGTACAACACCGAAACTGCCCAGGTAGCCGGCTACTACGCTGCCCAAAACAAATTCCACGCCCTCAACGGCATCGGTCCCATTGATACCATCTTCAGCCAGATTTGTGCGATAATCGACCAACACAAAGCGCCTACCGCCGAGAGCCCCGCTCAGGCCACGCGCGAAGTGAAGGCGTAA
- a CDS encoding phosphoribosyltransferase, which produces MGHSHITIHNKAFRPYLSASRLDEAVAGLAARLSADYVGRQPLFVVVLTGAFMFASDLLKRITEPCEIVFIRVASYEGTGSSGVVQEILGLREDVQGRHIILVEDIVDTGTTIHHLLPSLLSKSPASVEVATLFFKPASLRHPLELRYVALEIPNDFVVGYGLDYDGLGRNLPDVYVAV; this is translated from the coding sequence ATGGGTCACTCCCACATCACCATCCACAACAAAGCTTTTCGGCCGTACTTGTCGGCCTCCCGTTTGGATGAGGCCGTAGCTGGCCTGGCCGCTCGCCTCAGTGCCGATTATGTCGGGCGCCAGCCTTTGTTTGTGGTCGTGCTCACGGGGGCCTTCATGTTCGCCTCCGACCTACTCAAGCGCATTACCGAGCCCTGCGAAATCGTCTTTATCCGCGTGGCCTCGTACGAGGGCACAGGCAGCAGCGGTGTGGTGCAGGAAATCCTCGGCTTGCGTGAAGACGTACAAGGACGCCACATCATCCTGGTTGAGGATATCGTGGACACGGGTACCACCATCCACCACTTGCTGCCCAGTTTGTTGAGCAAAAGCCCGGCTTCGGTCGAGGTAGCCACCTTGTTTTTCAAGCCGGCCAGCCTGCGCCACCCGCTCGAGCTGCGCTACGTGGCCCTGGAAATCCCCAACGACTTCGTGGTGGGCTATGGCCTTGACTACGATGGCCTCGGGCGCAATCTGCCCGATGTGTATGTGGCTGTGTAA
- a CDS encoding sodium-translocating pyrophosphatase, translating to MTPYLYAVPALGIFALLYTWLRAGWVAKQDAGDARMTTIAGYIADGAIAFLKAEYKVLALFGLIAGAFLFYLGTTSGNSSPVIVIAFLIGGVFSALAGFIGMKIATKANVRTAQAAKTSLSTALNVSFSGGSVMGMGVAGLAVLGLGSLFIVFYKMFVPSGLANGQEMEKALEVLTGFSLGAESIALFARVGGGIYTKAADVGADLVGKVEAGIPEDDPRNPATIADNVGDNVGDVAGMGADLFGSYVATILATMVLGREMATQGADRMIDNFGGLSPIFLPMAIAGMGIIASLIGILCVRVKEGGNVQSALNTGNYISVIVSAVASYFLIMWILPQGSFTIRGISFDAMHVFYAVLVGLVVGTLMSIITEYYTAMGKRPVNSIVQQSSTGHATTVIGGLAVGMESTVLPILVLAAGIVLSYEAAGLYGVAIAAAGMMATTAMQLAIDAFGPIADNAGGIAEMCELPKEVRERTDILDAVGNTTAATGKGFAIASAALTSLALFAAFMGTANITSIDISKAPILAGVFIGAMIPFIFSSLAIAAVGRAAMAMVQEVRRQFREIPGIMEGTGRPEYEKCVAISTQAAIREMILPGAIALLTPIIVGFGCRGLFSNASSAEVLGGLLAGVTVSGVLMAMFQSNAGGAWDNAKKSFEKGVLVNGVMQYKGSDAHKASVTGDTVGDPFKDTSGPSMNILIKLMSIVSLVIAPHIAEKGGERGMAPIKLEGERIETAVLPHVRYAETLAPAAVRVIYTALREVR from the coding sequence ATGACCCCATACCTTTACGCTGTGCCCGCCTTGGGCATTTTTGCGCTGCTGTACACTTGGCTCCGTGCGGGCTGGGTGGCCAAGCAAGACGCTGGCGATGCGCGCATGACCACCATCGCTGGCTACATTGCCGATGGGGCCATTGCCTTTCTGAAAGCGGAATACAAAGTGCTGGCCCTGTTTGGGTTGATTGCCGGGGCATTCCTGTTTTATCTAGGTACTACCAGCGGCAACTCTAGTCCCGTCATCGTTATTGCTTTCCTTATTGGGGGCGTATTCTCGGCCTTGGCGGGCTTCATTGGGATGAAAATTGCCACCAAGGCCAACGTGCGGACCGCGCAGGCGGCTAAGACGAGCCTGAGCACCGCGCTGAACGTGTCGTTCTCCGGCGGTTCGGTGATGGGCATGGGCGTGGCCGGTCTGGCCGTGCTGGGATTGGGCTCCTTGTTTATTGTGTTTTACAAGATGTTTGTGCCCAGCGGCTTGGCCAACGGTCAGGAAATGGAAAAGGCGTTGGAGGTGCTCACGGGCTTCTCGCTGGGCGCCGAAAGCATCGCGCTGTTTGCCCGCGTGGGGGGCGGCATCTACACCAAAGCAGCCGACGTGGGCGCTGACCTAGTGGGCAAGGTAGAAGCCGGCATTCCGGAGGACGACCCGCGCAACCCGGCCACTATCGCCGATAACGTGGGCGACAACGTGGGCGACGTAGCCGGTATGGGCGCCGACTTGTTTGGCTCTTATGTGGCTACTATCCTGGCTACCATGGTGCTGGGCCGCGAAATGGCGACGCAAGGGGCTGACCGTATGATTGATAACTTCGGTGGCCTCTCGCCAATTTTCCTGCCGATGGCGATTGCGGGCATGGGCATCATTGCCTCGCTCATCGGTATCCTTTGCGTGCGAGTAAAGGAGGGTGGCAACGTACAAAGCGCCCTCAATACCGGAAACTATATCTCCGTTATCGTTTCGGCGGTGGCTTCCTACTTTTTGATTATGTGGATTCTGCCCCAGGGTAGTTTCACCATCCGCGGCATCAGCTTCGATGCTATGCACGTTTTCTATGCCGTGTTGGTCGGCTTGGTGGTGGGCACCTTGATGAGCATTATTACGGAGTACTACACCGCCATGGGCAAGCGCCCCGTGAATAGCATTGTGCAGCAAAGCAGCACGGGCCACGCAACCACCGTTATCGGCGGGTTAGCTGTCGGCATGGAGAGCACGGTGCTACCCATTTTGGTGCTGGCCGCGGGCATTGTGCTGAGCTACGAAGCGGCGGGGCTCTACGGGGTAGCTATTGCTGCTGCCGGCATGATGGCCACTACGGCCATGCAGCTGGCGATTGATGCCTTTGGTCCGATTGCCGACAACGCCGGTGGTATCGCCGAAATGTGCGAGCTGCCCAAGGAGGTGCGTGAGCGTACCGACATTCTCGATGCGGTGGGCAACACGACTGCCGCCACGGGCAAGGGCTTTGCTATTGCTTCGGCAGCGCTTACTTCGCTGGCGTTGTTCGCAGCCTTTATGGGCACGGCCAATATCACGTCCATTGACATCAGCAAGGCTCCTATTTTGGCTGGCGTGTTCATTGGGGCAATGATTCCGTTCATTTTCTCGTCCCTGGCCATTGCGGCGGTGGGGCGTGCGGCTATGGCCATGGTGCAGGAAGTGCGCCGCCAGTTCCGCGAGATTCCGGGCATCATGGAAGGCACGGGCCGGCCGGAGTACGAGAAGTGCGTCGCCATCAGCACGCAGGCGGCCATTCGGGAGATGATTTTGCCGGGTGCCATTGCGCTGCTCACTCCTATAATCGTGGGCTTCGGATGCCGGGGCCTGTTTTCGAATGCTTCTTCGGCCGAGGTGCTGGGTGGGCTGCTGGCCGGCGTGACGGTGAGCGGCGTGCTGATGGCCATGTTCCAGAGCAACGCCGGTGGCGCCTGGGATAACGCCAAGAAGTCTTTCGAAAAAGGGGTGTTGGTGAACGGCGTGATGCAGTACAAAGGTTCGGACGCGCACAAAGCCTCCGTGACCGGTGATACCGTGGGCGACCCGTTTAAGGATACTTCCGGCCCGAGCATGAACATCCTCATCAAGCTGATGAGCATTGTGTCCCTGGTTATTGCTCCTCACATTGCTGAGAAAGGCGGCGAGCGGGGCATGGCCCCCATCAAGCTCGAAGGGGAGCGCATCGAAACCGCCGTCCTGCCGCACGTGCGGTATGCTGAGACTTTGGCTCCGGCTGCGGTTCGAGTGATTTATACCGCTCTGCGCGAGGTACGATAA
- a CDS encoding M20/M25/M40 family metallo-hydrolase gives MQLLHSLCRVPAPAGNEAAMTRFVLDYVRQTQAAWQHQPIIIADDRFQDCILLVFGQPRTAVFAHLDSIGFTVRYGRQLVRIGGPQAEAGYRLVGHDSQGEIDCTLTIDEQTGELGYAFHRDIDRGTELTFYCDFRETETTVQSCYLDNRLGVWNALRLCETLEHGIVAFSCWEEHGGGSVAYLAKFIYENYGVRQALISDITWVTEGVHVGQGCAISLRDSLIPRRAYVDRIRAIAARSGVPHQLEVEGSGGSDAKELQHAAAPWDWCFVGAPEDHVHSPDELVDKRDIASMLALYQVLMQEL, from the coding sequence ATGCAACTCTTGCACTCCCTTTGTCGTGTTCCGGCACCTGCCGGCAACGAGGCAGCCATGACGCGTTTCGTACTCGACTACGTGCGGCAAACACAGGCTGCCTGGCAACACCAACCCATTATCATTGCCGACGACCGGTTTCAGGACTGTATCCTGCTGGTATTTGGCCAGCCGCGCACGGCCGTGTTTGCCCACCTTGATAGTATTGGTTTCACGGTACGCTACGGCCGACAATTGGTGCGCATTGGCGGGCCCCAAGCCGAAGCTGGCTACCGTTTGGTGGGGCACGACTCGCAAGGGGAAATAGATTGCACACTGACCATAGACGAGCAAACGGGTGAATTGGGCTACGCGTTCCACCGCGATATTGACCGTGGTACGGAACTTACTTTCTACTGCGATTTTCGTGAAACCGAAACCACTGTTCAAAGCTGCTATCTTGATAACCGCTTGGGTGTCTGGAATGCCCTGCGGCTATGTGAGACACTTGAACATGGCATCGTGGCTTTTTCTTGCTGGGAAGAACACGGCGGGGGCTCGGTGGCCTACTTGGCTAAGTTCATCTACGAGAATTACGGGGTGCGCCAGGCACTCATTTCCGATATTACGTGGGTGACGGAAGGCGTGCATGTCGGCCAGGGGTGCGCCATTTCGCTGCGCGACTCGCTTATTCCCCGTCGGGCTTATGTTGACCGCATCCGTGCTATTGCTGCCCGTTCTGGTGTCCCGCACCAATTGGAGGTAGAAGGCAGCGGTGGTTCCGATGCGAAGGAACTGCAGCACGCCGCCGCCCCCTGGGACTGGTGCTTTGTGGGCGCACCCGAAGACCATGTGCATTCGCCCGACGAACTAGTCGACAAGCGCGACATTGCCAGTATGCTAGCGCTTTACCAAGTTTTGATGCAGGAATTGTAA
- a CDS encoding tol-pal system protein YbgF — protein sequence MKTVALDTVGILPSAIDTKGWLLLDKDIQLELDGAVQNIYNFKYDRAEKQFRSLRRRYPNHPMPYFLLGLNTWWKIMPTTFQSTQYDKAFFAYMDTAATKGQKLFDADNNNYEASFFLSASYGFSARLHGERHDWRKATVNSRRSLNYLKKSQEANGLSPEFQFGQALFNYYAVWIGENYPLLKPVLLFFPKGDKRLGMQQLRSVAANGFYTGTEARVYLMRILKNEENNAEEALPVARSLATTFPDNGYFQRFYALLAYDQGEFSDCERVSREILDKINKGMPGYEGISGRYASYFLGYLMQNRYRDIAKAKDYYQRCIVFAESTGDTSGGFYLFSNMNLARLAVKERDPAAAKRYYAIVVDKAERKSEQYKEAKAWLKKNSKA from the coding sequence ATGAAAACGGTGGCGCTCGACACCGTTGGGATATTGCCGTCGGCCATCGATACCAAAGGTTGGCTGCTTCTGGACAAGGATATCCAACTTGAGCTGGACGGTGCCGTCCAGAATATCTACAATTTCAAGTATGACCGGGCGGAAAAACAATTCCGTTCGTTGCGCCGTCGCTACCCTAATCACCCCATGCCGTATTTTCTGCTGGGGCTGAACACGTGGTGGAAAATCATGCCCACGACCTTCCAGTCGACGCAGTATGACAAGGCCTTCTTTGCCTACATGGATACTGCTGCTACTAAAGGCCAGAAGCTCTTTGATGCTGATAACAATAATTACGAAGCGAGCTTCTTTCTTTCTGCTTCCTACGGTTTTAGCGCCCGTTTGCACGGCGAGCGCCACGACTGGCGTAAGGCCACAGTAAATTCCCGTCGCTCATTAAATTATCTAAAGAAGAGCCAGGAAGCCAATGGCCTGAGCCCAGAGTTTCAGTTTGGCCAGGCCTTATTCAATTACTACGCGGTGTGGATTGGCGAAAACTACCCACTACTGAAACCCGTGCTCCTGTTCTTCCCTAAAGGCGACAAGAGACTGGGTATGCAACAATTGCGCAGCGTAGCTGCCAATGGCTTTTACACCGGCACAGAAGCACGTGTTTACCTAATGCGTATCCTCAAAAACGAGGAAAACAACGCTGAAGAAGCATTACCTGTTGCACGAAGCCTAGCCACCACCTTTCCCGACAACGGATACTTTCAACGCTTCTACGCCCTCCTTGCCTACGACCAAGGTGAGTTCTCCGATTGTGAGCGTGTGAGCCGCGAAATCCTTGATAAAATAAATAAGGGTATGCCTGGCTACGAGGGGATCAGCGGGCGCTACGCCAGTTACTTCCTGGGCTACTTGATGCAAAATCGCTACCGAGACATTGCTAAAGCTAAAGACTACTACCAGCGATGCATCGTGTTCGCAGAAAGCACTGGTGACACTTCGGGTGGCTTCTACTTGTTCTCAAACATGAACTTGGCCCGCCTAGCTGTCAAAGAAAGAGACCCAGCCGCTGCGAAACGCTACTATGCGATAGTAGTTGATAAGGCCGAGCGTAAATCGGAGCAGTACAAGGAAGCCAAAGCTTGGTTGAAGAAGAACTCGAAGGCATAA
- a CDS encoding IS5 family transposase — translation MVDGYQLLTDPQWQVMAPLLPLQRKRRLCLRQVIDAVRYICRTGCQWSSLPAGFPAWTAVYYYFRRWQQNQTWVRLNEAVNRADRLAADRAATPSLVCVDSQSVKLAPRIFEHRGTDGGKRVNGRKRQLVTDVEGHIFACRVHAANGHDGAQAQALLATGLSWGGRLQTVVTDKGYRGRFARHLRACGWAHQLGSRPPSARGFVPVAKRWVVERTFAWLNYFRRLAIDYEFTPASHETGLLIANSTMCLNRLHPN, via the coding sequence ATGGTTGACGGCTATCAACTCCTTACTGACCCGCAGTGGCAAGTTATGGCCCCGCTGCTGCCCCTGCAACGCAAACGCCGCCTGTGCCTGCGGCAAGTAATTGACGCCGTGCGCTACATCTGCCGCACGGGTTGTCAATGGAGCAGTTTGCCGGCCGGTTTCCCGGCCTGGACGGCGGTCTACTACTATTTTCGGCGCTGGCAGCAAAACCAGACCTGGGTCCGGCTCAACGAGGCGGTGAACCGGGCCGACCGCCTGGCCGCCGACCGGGCCGCCACCCCCTCGCTCGTGTGCGTGGACAGCCAAAGCGTCAAGCTGGCGCCGCGCATTTTCGAGCACCGGGGCACGGACGGCGGCAAACGGGTGAACGGGCGTAAACGTCAGCTGGTCACTGACGTGGAGGGCCACATCTTCGCCTGCCGCGTCCACGCGGCCAACGGCCACGACGGGGCGCAGGCCCAGGCGCTGCTGGCCACCGGCCTGAGCTGGGGCGGGCGCTTGCAAACGGTGGTCACCGACAAGGGCTACCGGGGCCGCTTCGCGCGCCACCTGCGCGCCTGCGGATGGGCGCACCAGCTGGGCAGCCGCCCGCCTTCGGCCCGCGGCTTTGTGCCGGTCGCCAAACGCTGGGTCGTGGAGCGCACCTTCGCCTGGCTCAACTACTTCCGTCGGCTGGCAATCGACTACGAATTCACGCCCGCCAGCCACGAAACCGGGTTGCTGATTGCCAACTCAACCATGTGCCTCAATAGGCTACACCCCAACTAA
- a CDS encoding glycosyltransferase family 4 protein: MRILFLVPYPAGRAPSQRFRFEQYLDELTAHGFHYHLAPFLSVATWDILYKPGRAAAKAVGILSGFMRRLKLLFTVPSYDFVFVHREAAPIGPPVFEWLIANVLRKKIIYDFDDAIWLANTSEANKIAAGVKWHHKVADICRWAYKNSCGNAYLAEYAQQYSSSTVINPTTIDTVRLHNRVRDQAAPGRLVIGWTGTHSTLKYLDQVVPVLSKLEAEGLDFEFRVISNQPPKLPLRSLVYLPWRKDTEIADLLGFHVGLMPLEDDLWAKGKCAFKALQYMALGIPALVSPVGMNSEVVEHGHNGFVCAMPIHWESSLRQLLADTGLRQQFGQMARSTIEQRYSVQSNTRNFLSLFS; the protein is encoded by the coding sequence GTGCGCATTTTATTTCTCGTTCCTTACCCAGCCGGTCGGGCGCCATCGCAGCGTTTTCGTTTCGAGCAATACCTCGACGAGCTAACGGCCCACGGCTTTCATTACCACTTGGCGCCTTTTCTGTCGGTGGCCACATGGGATATTCTCTACAAGCCCGGCCGGGCGGCGGCCAAAGCAGTGGGTATTCTAAGCGGATTTATGCGGAGGTTGAAGTTATTATTTACAGTGCCATCCTACGATTTTGTGTTTGTGCACCGCGAAGCTGCGCCTATTGGCCCACCCGTATTTGAGTGGCTCATTGCAAACGTGTTGCGAAAGAAGATTATTTATGACTTCGATGACGCCATATGGCTTGCAAATACTTCCGAAGCCAACAAGATTGCCGCAGGCGTAAAGTGGCACCATAAAGTGGCTGACATTTGCCGCTGGGCTTACAAGAATAGCTGCGGCAATGCTTACTTGGCCGAGTATGCTCAGCAGTATAGTTCCAGCACTGTGATTAATCCAACAACCATCGATACTGTGCGCCTACACAATCGGGTGCGAGATCAAGCCGCCCCGGGGCGCTTGGTCATTGGCTGGACTGGCACGCATTCCACCCTCAAGTACCTCGACCAAGTTGTGCCGGTGCTGTCCAAGCTGGAAGCCGAGGGACTGGACTTTGAATTTAGGGTTATCTCGAATCAGCCTCCAAAGCTGCCTTTACGCTCCCTTGTGTACTTGCCTTGGCGCAAAGACACTGAAATTGCCGACCTGCTAGGTTTTCATGTGGGCTTGATGCCATTGGAGGACGACCTTTGGGCAAAAGGCAAGTGTGCCTTTAAAGCGTTGCAATACATGGCATTAGGCATTCCGGCGCTGGTGTCACCAGTGGGGATGAACTCCGAGGTGGTAGAGCACGGACACAACGGCTTCGTGTGTGCTATGCCTATTCACTGGGAGTCTAGCTTAAGGCAACTGTTGGCTGATACAGGCTTGCGTCAGCAATTTGGTCAGATGGCGCGTTCCACCATCGAGCAACGCTATTCGGTGCAAAGCAATACCCGCAATTTCCTCTCGCTATTCTCTTAG